The following proteins are encoded in a genomic region of Periophthalmus magnuspinnatus isolate fPerMag1 chromosome 21, fPerMag1.2.pri, whole genome shotgun sequence:
- the cdk5r2b gene encoding cyclin-dependent kinase 5 activator 2b, with product MWGDRELLAVKLGPGGVAPLAREGGTTSAKTAQLTSGTLGQFFSRFNFILTYRPGSRNVKPDALSRQFTLEDGPSPTETIIPPSCVVAAVHWEIEDTVREAQARDSRPRRPWYHIAVDFVTGLPPSQGNTVILTVVDRFSKAAHFIALPKLSTAKETADQLTAQVFRLHGIPVDIVSDRGTQFTSQHGTVLSISPASKKASIIDVESGDVHKNDKSLKKHSMFVSLSWKKLVANPAKKSAKKVTPNPIVPSNQVAHLNSENARKTHQTEEKKPKAPIPVPVPTVPVNNEQNGRLGCVQKQPSTLSLLSPRRIVIQASTGELLRCLADFICRRCYKLKELNTGEVIMWFRNIDRTLLLQGWQDQGFITPANVVFVYLLCEDTIEDSVDSPVVLQGTFQTCLYLAYSYMGNEISYPLKPFMSEANKDVFWETSLRIINRMSAKMLQLNADPHFFTEVFQELKNQRETNEASLDR from the exons ATGTGGGGGGACCGGGAACTCCTTGCCGTGAAGCTCGGCCCTGGAGGAGTGGCACCACTGGCTAGAGAGGGCGGAACAACC TCCGCCAAAACGGCTCAACTGACGTCAGGCACGCTGGGTCAGTTTTTCAGCCGTTTCAACTTCATTCTCACCTACCGTCCCGGATCACGGAATGTCAAGCCTGACGCCCTTTCCCGCCAGTTCACCCTGGAGGACGGCCCCTCCCCGACCGAAACCATCATCCCTCCTTCCTGTGTGGTGGCGGCGGTGCATTGGGAGATCGAGGACACGGTCAGGGAGGCCCAGGCCCGCGATTCcagacccag GCGGCCTTGGTACCACATAGCGGTGGACTTCGTGACCGGACTCCCGCCTTCTCAGGGAAACACGGTAATCCTTACCGtggtggaccgcttctccaaggccgcccacttTATTGCCCTGCCTAAACTCTCGACGGCCAAGGAGACTGCTGACCAGCTCACCGCTCAGGTTTTCCGTCTTCACGGCATCCCAGTGGACATCGTGTCTGATAGGGGGACCCAGTTCACGTCCCAA CATGGCACCGTTTTGTCCATATCCCCGGCCTCCAAGAAGGCATCGATCATCGACGTGGAATCAGGGGACGTTCACAAAAACGACAAAAGCCTAAAGAAGCATTCTATGTTCGTTTCTTTATCGTGGAAAAAGCTCGTGGCCAACCCGGCAAAGAAGAGCGCCAAGAAGGTGACACCGAACCCTATAGTGCCATCCAACCAGGTGGCGCATCTCAACAGCGAAAATGCCAGAAAAACGCACCAAACTGAAGAAAAGAAACCGAAAGCCCCCATCCCCGTGCCAGTGCCCACCGTCCCCGTGAACAACGAGCAAAATGGAAGACTTGGCTGTGTACAGAAGCAACCAAGCACTTTGTCTTTGCTGTCTCCAAGACGCATTGTTATTCAAGCGTCCACCGGGGAGTTACTGCGATGCTTGGCGGACTTCATATGTCGCAGATGTTATAAATTGAAGGAGCTGAACACAGGGGAGGTGATCATGTGGTTTCGCAACATTGATCGGACACTGTTACTTCAAGGCTGGCAAGATCAGGGCTTCATCACGCCAGCTAACGTGGTCTTCGTGTATCTACTGTGCGAAGACACAATTGAGGACAGCGTGGACAGCCCGGTAGTCCTACAAGGAACGTTTCAGACTTGCCTTTACCTGGCTTACTCATACATGGGCAACGAGATCTCCTACCCACTCAAACCGTTCATGAGCGAGGCCAACAAGGACGTTTTCTGGGAGACGTCGCTGCGCATAATCAACAGGATGAGTGCCAAAATGCTGCAGCTCAACGCGGACCCGCATTTTTTCACCGAGGTTTTCCAAGAACTGAAAAACCAACGAGAAACGAACGAAGCTAGCTTGGATCGCTGA